In bacterium, one DNA window encodes the following:
- a CDS encoding branched-chain amino acid ABC transporter permease: MTRRGLPAAAVGTAALIAAAALPAITQDRALLSWVLLVWLYAALAQSWNVLGGFGGQVNLGHAAFFGVGALTTRLLWTGGVPIAWAVGAGTVAAAATGVVIGAPALRLRGPYFAIGTLAAAEILRITVGNVLPDIAALPPQALAAYTLAPRYYLALGVAVATTAAAAWIAHSRFGRGLVAVREDEAVAESVGVGAYGHTLSAFILSSALAGAVGGGFAFYHVGFYPSFLFSPLWTFDPLLIVYLGGVGTVAGPIVGAVVFLALRESLALRLGELHLLIFGVLFIAIVLALPGGIVQALRDTLSRPRAARPTEATSTP; encoded by the coding sequence GTGACCCGGCGCGGGCTGCCGGCCGCGGCCGTCGGGACCGCCGCACTGATCGCCGCCGCGGCGTTGCCCGCGATCACACAGGATCGGGCCCTGCTGTCCTGGGTCTTGCTGGTCTGGCTCTACGCGGCGCTGGCCCAGTCGTGGAACGTGCTCGGCGGCTTCGGCGGACAGGTGAACCTCGGCCACGCCGCGTTCTTCGGCGTCGGCGCGCTCACAACGCGCCTCTTGTGGACCGGCGGCGTCCCGATTGCCTGGGCGGTGGGGGCCGGGACGGTCGCCGCCGCCGCGACCGGGGTCGTGATCGGCGCACCCGCGTTGCGGCTGCGCGGCCCCTACTTCGCGATCGGGACCCTGGCCGCGGCGGAGATCCTCCGCATCACGGTGGGCAACGTCCTGCCCGACATCGCCGCCCTGCCGCCGCAGGCGCTGGCCGCGTACACGCTCGCGCCGCGTTACTACCTGGCGCTCGGCGTGGCGGTCGCGACGACGGCCGCCGCAGCCTGGATCGCGCACTCACGCTTCGGCCGCGGACTGGTCGCCGTGCGGGAGGACGAGGCCGTGGCGGAGAGTGTCGGCGTCGGTGCGTACGGCCACACGCTGTCGGCGTTCATCCTCAGCAGCGCGCTCGCCGGTGCCGTGGGCGGGGGCTTTGCCTTCTACCACGTCGGCTTCTACCCGAGCTTTCTGTTCAGTCCGCTGTGGACCTTCGACCCGCTGCTGATCGTCTACCTCGGCGGCGTCGGCACGGTGGCCGGCCCCATCGTCGGCGCCGTGGTGTTCCTGGCGCTTCGCGAATCGCTCGCGCTCAGGCTGGGCGAACTGCATCTTCTCATCTTCGGCGTGCTCTTCATCGCCATCGTCCTCGCGCTGCCCGGCGGCATCGTGCAGGCGCTGCGCGACACCCTCAGCCGCCCCAGAGCGGCGCGGCCCACGGAGGCGACGTCAACGCCATGA
- a CDS encoding FAD-binding oxidoreductase, with protein sequence MAQRVVIVGGGVIGSSIAYFLGSHPRFRGDVVVIERDPGYRYASSALSASAIRQQFSTPVNIEISRFGIEFLRRVGAHLGTGDEHPDVGLIEPGYLFLATPAGVTILERNHRLQRAHGVDVALLTPPELGGRFPWMNVEGIAAASLGLSGEGWFDGYALLQAFRRKAQALGAAYVPQAVTGFAREGRRVAAAILGDGSAVAADVVVNAAGPWAGHVAAMLDVDLPVRARRRSVFVFACRAALPGCPLVIDPSGVWFRADGPNFLTGTSPRGGEPDPDDAPLEVDERLFSDTIWPVLASRVPAFEAVKVLKSWAGYYALNTFDHNAIIGPHPSLDNVLFANGFSGHGLQQSPAVGRGLAEWIVEGGYRSLDLTPLAAARLVEGRRLVELNVI encoded by the coding sequence GTGGCGCAGCGGGTCGTCATCGTCGGCGGCGGGGTCATCGGAAGCTCGATCGCCTATTTCCTCGGGAGCCACCCGCGGTTTCGCGGCGACGTGGTCGTGATCGAACGGGATCCGGGTTACCGGTACGCGTCGTCGGCGCTTTCGGCGAGTGCGATCCGCCAGCAGTTCTCCACGCCGGTGAACATCGAGATCTCCCGCTTCGGGATCGAATTTCTCCGCCGGGTCGGCGCGCATCTCGGCACCGGCGACGAGCATCCCGACGTCGGCCTGATCGAGCCCGGCTACCTCTTCCTCGCGACGCCGGCCGGCGTGACCATCCTCGAGCGCAACCACCGTCTCCAGCGCGCCCACGGCGTGGACGTGGCGCTGCTCACCCCGCCGGAGCTCGGCGGACGGTTCCCCTGGATGAACGTCGAGGGAATCGCGGCCGCGTCACTCGGCCTCTCCGGCGAGGGCTGGTTCGACGGCTATGCGCTGCTGCAGGCCTTCCGCCGCAAGGCCCAGGCGCTCGGCGCGGCGTACGTGCCGCAGGCCGTCACGGGATTTGCGCGGGAGGGCCGCCGGGTCGCCGCGGCGATCCTCGGCGACGGGTCGGCGGTCGCGGCGGACGTCGTCGTCAATGCCGCCGGGCCATGGGCCGGGCACGTCGCGGCGATGCTCGACGTCGACCTCCCGGTCCGGGCGCGCCGGCGGAGCGTTTTTGTCTTCGCCTGCCGCGCGGCGCTGCCCGGCTGTCCGCTGGTGATCGATCCGTCGGGCGTGTGGTTCCGGGCCGACGGGCCGAACTTCCTCACCGGCACCTCGCCCCGCGGGGGGGAGCCCGATCCAGACGACGCGCCGCTCGAGGTCGACGAGCGGCTGTTCTCCGACACGATCTGGCCGGTGCTGGCGTCCCGCGTGCCGGCCTTCGAGGCCGTCAAGGTCCTGAAGAGCTGGGCCGGATACTACGCGCTCAACACCTTCGATCACAACGCCATCATCGGTCCGCACCCGTCCCTCGACAACGTGCTCTTCGCCAACGGGTTCAGCGGGCACGGACTGCAACAGTCGCCGGCCGTGGGCCGCGGGCTCGCGGAGTGGATCGTCGAGGGCGGCTACCGCAGTCTGGATCTCACGCCGCTTGCCGCGGCGCGCCTCGTCGAAGGGCGGCGTCTCGTCGAACTCAACGTCATCTAG
- a CDS encoding ABC transporter ATP-binding protein, which translates to MPDNRRDLLEARGLAKTFGGLRAVEDLSFAVRAGEILGLLGPNGSGKTTAFNLIAGTLAPDRGAVYFDGRDVTGFAPHRRAALGIARTFQLVRALSGLAVLDNVLVARLYGHVRAGDMAGARAEALECLEFVGLAAKADRPAGTLTLAERKTLEVARALAVSPRLLLLDEPAAGLNSTEVAALLVLLRRIRAGGITIVIVEHNVGAMRDLCDRAVVLNAGRTIAEGRPHEVLEHAGVVEVYLGAPDEAGAARPEAEA; encoded by the coding sequence GTGCCCGATAACCGCCGCGACCTGCTCGAAGCGCGCGGCCTCGCCAAGACCTTCGGCGGCCTGCGCGCAGTCGAGGATCTGTCGTTCGCCGTTCGCGCGGGAGAAATTCTCGGCCTGCTTGGTCCGAACGGCTCGGGCAAGACGACGGCTTTCAACCTGATCGCGGGGACGCTCGCGCCCGACCGCGGCGCGGTCTATTTTGACGGCCGCGACGTCACCGGGTTTGCGCCGCACCGGCGGGCCGCGCTCGGCATCGCGCGGACATTTCAGCTCGTCCGCGCCTTGTCCGGTCTCGCGGTGCTCGACAACGTCCTCGTCGCGCGCCTCTACGGGCACGTCCGCGCAGGCGACATGGCCGGCGCCCGCGCCGAGGCGCTCGAGTGCCTCGAGTTCGTCGGACTGGCCGCCAAGGCGGATCGCCCGGCCGGCACCCTAACGCTGGCGGAGCGCAAGACCCTCGAGGTCGCCCGCGCGCTCGCCGTGAGCCCGCGCCTACTCCTGCTGGATGAACCCGCCGCGGGCCTGAATTCCACGGAGGTCGCGGCCCTGCTCGTACTGCTCCGGCGGATTCGCGCCGGCGGCATCACGATCGTGATCGTCGAGCACAACGTCGGAGCGATGCGGGACCTGTGCGATCGTGCCGTCGTGCTCAACGCCGGCCGCACCATCGCCGAGGGGCGGCCGCACGAGGTCCTCGAGCACGCCGGCGTGGTTGAGGTCTATCTCGGCGCCCCCGACGAGGCGGGCGCGGCGCGCCCGGAAGCGGAGGCCTGA
- a CDS encoding branched-chain amino acid ABC transporter permease encodes MLAQSAVFGLLVGALYGLAAVGLTVVFGVLKILNVAHGELLMLGGYAAFWLFTLWRVDPFLSVVPSGAALFLVGILLYRVLFSRLLRAAEVTKLKSSILIGFGLALVLQTLALAAWTGDERAVTTAYAGHVLAVAGVVVPLSRLGALAVAFVAVALLHLFLHHTYPGKAVRATADDVDAAALAGIPVPAVFLSAFGLGSALAGVAGTLATVTDAISPSIGLAWTLTALIVVVLGGLGSVAGAFVAGLGLGVAESISGVLLGNAYREIIGLVLFLVVLAIRPQGLFARGAP; translated from the coding sequence ATGCTCGCCCAGAGCGCGGTCTTTGGTCTGCTCGTCGGCGCGCTGTACGGCCTGGCCGCGGTCGGCCTGACCGTGGTGTTCGGTGTCCTGAAGATCCTCAATGTCGCCCACGGCGAACTGCTCATGCTGGGCGGCTACGCGGCCTTCTGGCTCTTCACCCTCTGGCGCGTGGACCCGTTCCTCTCCGTCGTGCCGAGCGGCGCCGCCCTGTTCCTCGTCGGGATCCTCCTCTACCGGGTGCTGTTCAGCCGCCTGCTTCGTGCGGCGGAGGTCACGAAGCTCAAGAGCTCGATCCTGATCGGCTTCGGGCTCGCGCTCGTGCTGCAGACCCTGGCCCTCGCGGCGTGGACCGGCGACGAGCGGGCCGTGACCACGGCCTACGCCGGGCACGTCCTGGCGGTCGCCGGCGTCGTCGTCCCGTTGTCGCGGCTCGGGGCGCTCGCCGTGGCGTTCGTCGCCGTCGCCCTGCTTCATCTGTTCCTCCACCACACGTATCCCGGCAAGGCCGTCCGCGCCACGGCGGACGACGTCGACGCGGCCGCGCTGGCCGGCATCCCGGTCCCGGCCGTGTTCCTGTCGGCCTTCGGCCTCGGCAGCGCGCTCGCCGGCGTCGCCGGCACGCTGGCGACGGTGACCGACGCCATCAGCCCGTCGATCGGCCTGGCCTGGACGCTCACGGCGCTCATCGTGGTGGTGCTGGGCGGGCTGGGCAGTGTGGCCGGCGCATTCGTGGCGGGACTCGGCCTCGGGGTCGCGGAATCCATAAGCGGCGTTCTGCTCGGCAACGCCTACCGGGAAATCATCGGACTCGTGCTGTTCCTGGTCGTGCTCGCGATCCGGCCGCAGGGCCTGTTCGCGCGCGGAGCGCCGTGA